From Syntrophaceae bacterium, one genomic window encodes:
- a CDS encoding filamentous hemagglutinin N-terminal domain-containing protein, producing MKRHLMHIGRKKPVVPAAGRRQGLGAGSLLVVSIFFMILAGPAPVCALDPNTLPAGGRIVSGQGGITRTGSSMTVTQQTDRLIAYWNTFNIGRDASVTFRQPGSSSVALNRVLDRTPSQIYGRLSANGRVFLVNPAGIFFSPTAQVNVGGLVASTLNITDEDFLAGNHAFAASGIAGRIVNEGTITAANGGHVAFLSPAISNTGEIEATGGMVAMAAGDRVNLDFAGDRLINFTIPQGTVDALIENGGLIRADGGTVILSAMAAGELTRAVVNHSGVIEARTLENRSGRILLLADGDRGTVVVSGTLDASAPDGGNGGFIETSAATVTVRDDARVTTRAERGATGLWLIDPRDFTIAESSGDMTGAAATAALANTSLTIRSSNGAADGDGDIFVNDHVTWIGNTLTLSADRNIEINRDLYGSGTARLTLEYGQGASDGVINGTTADYFINARVNLPEGENLRTRLGFVGEEKIFTVITRLGAEKSRTGTDLQGMNGDLTKNYALGADINAKGTDTWNETIQKPPVRYGFEPIGDNANPYTGTFEGLGHTISNIYIKNRQVSSGGLFGAVGTSGEVRNVRLSGGTITGSGSLGALVGRNFGKVINSHSTATVKNTVEMNAEYNGTGGLVGYNEGTITGSSHGNGKVTGVGYVGGLVGDNRGTVRDSSNSGPVSGDMFVGGIAGISRDKNTAKIINSRNSGTVTVRTGDGGGIAGQNEGAITSSENTGTMNGLARIGGLVGTNSGSITRSGNSGEVRNLPGTDLDDAGGLAGKNDMGGTIEDSWNTGAVIGSKRTGGLAGLNGGRIENSYNSGTVTGTSDVGGVAGSNMNTVTGSFNNGSVTGTSSVGGLVGLNSGEVTNTYSTGTVAGNSSVGGLVGTNAAGGTIRNSYSTGKVSGTSEVGGLVGTNSGTVTGSFWDMEASGRTASAAGIGKTTTEMKNLATFASAGWDIDDAGQTGKVWRIYDGCTYPLLRNFMTPATIILSDASSTRVYDGTTGIKNGSYAWTNVPDDFDKSKVYGTAVYTTDGKDVGTYSVTIGGLYSGQQGYDIKGDGTSAITITPRDVTVSYTGKDKVYDGTTAAAVTGSSSDIITGDTVTFSQKADFDDKNAGTGKSIHVADISLDGTDSGNYRLHNSTATASADITPALLTVTANDDRKLYDGTAYSGGNGVTYAGFVNGENSNVLGGLLAYSGSSQGAVRAGTYSIDPSGLTSSNYHLRFVNGTLTVVAATPPDVNPSGMTMLLAAVIETARENVGHAADLRHRDERIFFASSSFLAPVIIRTAGPTTTLLTGGSAIPDSMAGTATLPVFVQDGRAAPAFAGAFQVRENSTALSLTRTASAPTGTAPGVADTAPGISVSFSLTAASGLTSRLTATVTPDGVLMIRAGDSSLPVDAMEAVLMGLQVARQEMETKPGALTSVVFIR from the coding sequence ATGAAACGACATCTTATGCACATCGGCAGGAAGAAGCCGGTCGTTCCCGCGGCCGGCAGGAGACAGGGCCTCGGTGCCGGATCGCTCCTTGTGGTATCGATTTTTTTCATGATCCTGGCGGGACCCGCCCCGGTCTGTGCCCTCGATCCCAACACCCTCCCCGCGGGCGGACGAATCGTCTCCGGCCAGGGCGGCATCACCCGGACCGGCTCCTCCATGACCGTCACCCAGCAGACCGACCGCCTCATCGCCTACTGGAACACCTTCAACATCGGCCGCGACGCCTCCGTCACCTTCCGGCAGCCCGGGTCCTCCAGCGTCGCCCTCAACCGGGTCCTGGACCGGACCCCCAGCCAGATCTACGGCCGCCTCTCCGCCAACGGCCGGGTCTTCCTCGTAAATCCCGCGGGCATCTTCTTCAGTCCCACCGCCCAGGTCAACGTCGGCGGGCTCGTGGCCTCCACCCTCAACATCACCGACGAGGACTTCCTGGCCGGTAACCATGCCTTTGCCGCTTCCGGGATCGCCGGCCGCATCGTCAACGAGGGAACCATCACCGCCGCGAACGGCGGCCATGTCGCCTTCCTCTCCCCGGCCATCTCCAACACCGGAGAGATTGAGGCCACCGGCGGCATGGTGGCCATGGCCGCCGGAGACAGGGTGAACCTCGACTTTGCCGGGGACCGCCTCATCAACTTCACCATCCCCCAGGGGACCGTGGACGCCCTGATCGAAAACGGCGGGCTGATCCGGGCCGACGGCGGGACGGTGATCCTCTCGGCCATGGCTGCCGGCGAGCTCACCCGGGCCGTGGTGAACCACTCCGGCGTCATCGAGGCCAGGACCCTGGAGAACCGGTCCGGCCGGATCCTCCTCCTGGCCGACGGGGACCGGGGAACCGTGGTCGTCAGCGGAACCCTCGACGCCTCCGCCCCCGACGGCGGCAACGGCGGATTCATCGAGACCTCCGCGGCCACGGTGACCGTCCGGGACGACGCCCGGGTCACCACCCGGGCCGAACGCGGCGCCACGGGCCTCTGGCTCATCGATCCCCGGGACTTCACCATCGCCGAAAGCAGCGGCGACATGACCGGCGCCGCGGCAACCGCGGCCCTGGCCAACACCAGCCTCACGATCCGGAGCTCCAACGGCGCCGCCGATGGCGACGGCGACATCTTCGTCAACGATCACGTCACCTGGATCGGCAACACCCTCACCCTCTCCGCCGACCGCAACATCGAGATCAACCGGGATCTCTACGGCTCCGGAACGGCCAGGCTCACCCTGGAGTACGGCCAGGGGGCAAGCGACGGCGTCATCAACGGGACCACGGCGGATTATTTCATCAATGCCAGGGTCAACCTGCCTGAGGGCGAGAACCTCCGCACCCGCCTCGGCTTCGTGGGCGAGGAGAAGATCTTCACCGTCATCACCCGCCTGGGCGCCGAAAAAAGCCGCACCGGGACCGATCTCCAGGGCATGAACGGAGATCTCACGAAAAACTACGCCCTGGGAGCCGACATCAACGCCAAGGGAACCGATACCTGGAACGAAACCATACAAAAACCCCCTGTCCGTTACGGCTTTGAACCGATCGGAGACAATGCGAATCCTTATACCGGCACCTTCGAAGGGCTGGGCCATACCATCTCGAACATCTACATCAAGAATCGCCAGGTATCGTCCGGCGGCCTGTTCGGCGCGGTCGGGACAAGCGGCGAGGTCCGCAATGTCCGACTGTCGGGCGGCACCATCACGGGATCGGGATCCCTGGGCGCGCTGGTCGGGCGCAACTTCGGGAAGGTGATCAACAGCCACAGCACGGCCACGGTAAAAAACACCGTGGAAATGAATGCCGAATACAACGGAACCGGCGGGCTGGTGGGATACAACGAAGGAACCATCACCGGCAGCAGTCACGGCAACGGCAAGGTGACGGGGGTCGGGTACGTCGGCGGCCTCGTGGGAGACAATCGGGGGACGGTCCGCGACAGCAGCAACAGCGGCCCGGTGAGCGGTGACATGTTTGTCGGCGGCATCGCGGGAATCAGCAGAGACAAGAACACGGCGAAAATCATCAACAGCCGCAATTCCGGAACGGTGACCGTCCGTACGGGAGACGGCGGCGGCATCGCGGGACAGAACGAAGGAGCCATCACAAGCAGCGAAAACACCGGCACGATGAACGGCCTGGCCCGTATCGGCGGGCTGGTCGGCACGAATTCCGGGTCCATCACCAGGAGCGGAAACAGCGGGGAGGTTCGAAATCTCCCCGGTACGGACCTGGACGACGCCGGCGGACTCGCAGGAAAAAACGACATGGGCGGCACCATCGAAGACAGCTGGAACACCGGCGCGGTGATAGGTTCCAAAAGAACCGGCGGGCTCGCGGGATTGAATGGAGGCAGGATCGAAAACAGTTACAACAGCGGCACTGTGACCGGAACCTCCGACGTCGGAGGGGTTGCCGGATCAAATATGAACACCGTGACCGGCTCTTTCAACAATGGGAGTGTGACCGGGACATCGTCCGTCGGCGGGCTCGTCGGACTCAACAGTGGCGAGGTAACCAACACCTACAGCACCGGAACGGTTGCCGGAAATTCGTCCGTGGGAGGACTCGTGGGGACGAACGCTGCCGGCGGAACCATCAGGAACAGCTACAGCACCGGCAAGGTGAGCGGAACATCCGAAGTCGGCGGGCTCGTGGGAACGAACAGCGGCACGGTCACCGGCAGCTTCTGGGACATGGAAGCCTCGGGCCGGACGGCATCCGCCGCCGGTATCGGCAAGACCACCACCGAGATGAAGAACCTGGCCACGTTTGCCTCCGCCGGCTGGGATATCGACGACGCCGGCCAGACCGGAAAGGTCTGGCGCATCTATGACGGCTGCACCTATCCCCTCCTCCGGAATTTCATGACGCCCGCCACCATCATCCTGTCCGATGCGAGCAGCACGAGAGTGTACGACGGAACCACCGGCATCAAGAACGGATCGTACGCGTGGACGAACGTGCCGGACGATTTCGACAAAAGCAAGGTCTACGGAACCGCGGTCTACACAACCGACGGCAAAGACGTCGGAACATACTCCGTGACCATCGGCGGCCTTTATTCCGGACAGCAGGGATACGACATCAAGGGCGACGGCACCTCCGCCATCACGATCACCCCCAGGGACGTGACCGTCAGCTATACGGGGAAAGACAAGGTCTACGACGGAACCACGGCGGCCGCGGTCACCGGATCGTCATCGGACATCATCACCGGCGACACCGTCACCTTCAGCCAGAAAGCAGACTTCGACGACAAGAATGCCGGAACGGGAAAATCCATCCACGTTGCCGACATCTCCCTGGACGGCACGGACAGCGGCAACTACAGGCTCCACAATTCCACGGCCACCGCCTCGGCGGACATCACCCCGGCCCTCCTGACCGTCACGGCCAACGACGACCGGAAGCTGTACGACGGAACTGCCTATTCCGGCGGCAACGGCGTCACCTATGCCGGTTTCGTCAACGGGGAAAACAGCAACGTCCTGGGCGGCCTTCTCGCCTACAGCGGATCGAGCCAGGGAGCCGTCCGGGCCGGAACCTACAGCATCGATCCGTCCGGCCTGACGTCGAGCAACTACCATCTCCGGTTCGTCAACGGAACCCTCACCGTTGTCGCCGCGACCCCGCCCGATGTGAACCCGTCCGGCATGACCATGCTGCTGGCGGCCGTCATCGAGACGGCGCGGGAGAACGTCGGGCATGCGGCCGACCTCCGGCACCGCGATGAGCGCATCTTCTTCGCATCCTCTTCCTTCCTGGCACCGGTGATCATCCGGACGGCGGGACCGACCACGACCCTGCTTACCGGCGGGTCGGCCATACCCGATTCCATGGCCGGGACCGCTACCCTTCCGGTCTTTGTGCAGGACGGAAGAGCGGCACCCGCCTTCGCAGGCGCGTTCCAGGTCCGGGAAAACAGCACCGCCCTCTCCCTGACCCGGACGGCATCGGCACCGACCGGGACGGCACCCGGGGTTGCCGACACGGCCCCGGGGATATCGGTTTCCTTCTCCCTGACCGCGGCAAGCGGCCTGACCTCCCGGCTGACGGCGACGGTCACTCCCGACGGTGTCCTCATGATCCGGGCTGGCGATTCTTCCCTGCCCGTCGACGCCATGGAGGCCGTCCTGATGGGCCTTCAGGTCGCCCGGCAGGAAATGGAGACGAAACCGGGCGCTCTCACGTCGGTGGTTTTCATCCGATAA
- a CDS encoding ShlB/FhaC/HecB family hemolysin secretion/activation protein, translating into MKHTPFLFLCPVLVAILLCGTAAAVSPPDPGTLLKEWKQSVSPVPDRLPPPTMDREKKTDEGPVKDSGIRVPVRKFRFTGAAGIVGEAELQALVKDSIGKRMGMADLQRTAALVTNYLREKKDLFLARAYLPRQDITEGIVEIAILAGRFDGQVRIDMQGPHRIRPSLLKGIVERALPADGSARMEDVERAALLMNDLPGISARVSLEPAETPGTTRIAVHASEGPIFQGSLIGNSFGSRHTGALQGFGMIAANDPLRIGDRIRLLAMGAERSIGAAVYYSIPFGSTGWNGTLSYISLAGRPGEEFASLDMKFRGDVIGAKFEYPLLRSRRADVRTGLELEYQILGSEAAGVNISDRRVSSAGLFLSGNLADAFRGGGRTDALLSVSATRADLSGNADDESDDDAGPGVSGGAFKLNYSLSRLQNLNRLVSLFGWVRGQFASDNLDAAHQFHLGGDSGVRAYSGLEACGSEGHILTFETRLALPFTPPWAAAQLIGFIDTGWIRLYKDLWPGAITNATGKNEYRLSGAGLGIQVGKSGLYSLRAYYAHRIGENDGRSTTGLDAENLDSNGRFGLEFMLFF; encoded by the coding sequence ATGAAACATACGCCATTTCTTTTTCTGTGCCCGGTCCTGGTCGCCATCCTGCTGTGCGGTACGGCAGCCGCCGTTTCTCCCCCCGATCCCGGAACGCTGCTCAAGGAATGGAAGCAGTCCGTTTCACCCGTTCCTGACCGCCTGCCGCCGCCCACGATGGACCGGGAGAAAAAAACCGATGAAGGCCCCGTGAAGGATTCGGGGATCAGGGTCCCGGTCAGGAAGTTCCGCTTCACCGGCGCCGCAGGGATCGTCGGGGAGGCCGAACTGCAGGCCCTGGTTAAAGACAGCATCGGGAAACGGATGGGGATGGCCGACCTGCAGCGGACGGCAGCCCTCGTCACCAATTACCTCCGGGAAAAGAAAGACCTGTTCCTGGCCCGGGCCTACCTTCCCCGGCAGGACATCACGGAGGGAATCGTCGAGATTGCCATCCTCGCCGGGCGATTCGACGGGCAGGTCCGGATCGACATGCAGGGCCCCCACCGGATCCGCCCCTCCCTCCTCAAGGGAATCGTCGAACGGGCCCTGCCGGCGGACGGCTCCGCCCGGATGGAGGACGTCGAGCGGGCGGCCCTCCTCATGAACGATCTGCCCGGCATCAGCGCCCGGGTCTCCCTGGAGCCGGCGGAGACGCCGGGCACAACCCGGATCGCCGTCCATGCCTCCGAAGGGCCGATCTTCCAGGGGTCGCTGATCGGCAACAGCTTCGGCTCACGGCACACCGGAGCGTTGCAGGGATTCGGCATGATCGCCGCCAACGATCCCCTGAGAATCGGCGACAGGATCAGGCTCCTCGCGATGGGTGCCGAACGCTCGATCGGAGCCGCCGTCTATTACAGCATCCCTTTCGGATCGACCGGATGGAACGGGACCCTGTCCTATATCAGTCTGGCCGGCAGGCCCGGGGAAGAATTTGCATCCCTCGACATGAAATTCCGGGGTGACGTCATCGGTGCGAAGTTCGAATATCCCCTGCTCCGCTCCCGCCGCGCCGACGTCCGGACGGGCCTGGAGCTGGAGTATCAGATCCTGGGATCGGAGGCCGCCGGCGTCAACATCAGCGACAGGCGGGTATCCTCGGCGGGCCTTTTCCTGTCGGGCAACCTCGCCGATGCCTTCCGGGGCGGCGGACGGACGGACGCCCTGCTCTCGGTGTCGGCGACCCGTGCGGACCTGTCGGGAAACGCCGACGACGAATCCGACGATGACGCGGGCCCCGGAGTGAGTGGCGGGGCCTTCAAGCTGAACTATTCGCTGTCGCGCCTCCAGAACCTGAACCGCCTGGTCTCCCTTTTCGGATGGGTTCGGGGTCAATTCGCCTCGGACAATCTCGATGCCGCGCACCAGTTTCATCTCGGTGGCGATTCCGGCGTCCGGGCCTACTCGGGACTGGAGGCCTGCGGATCGGAGGGGCACATCCTCACCTTCGAGACCCGCCTGGCCCTGCCGTTCACGCCTCCCTGGGCCGCCGCACAGCTCATCGGGTTCATCGATACCGGCTGGATCCGGCTCTACAAGGACCTCTGGCCGGGGGCCATCACAAACGCGACCGGCAAAAACGAATACCGGCTCTCCGGCGCGGGTCTCGGAATCCAGGTGGGGAAATCCGGCCTGTACAGCCTGCGCGCCTACTACGCGCACAGGATCGGCGAAAACGACGGGCGCAGCACCACCGGACTGGATGCCGAGAATCTCGACTCGAACGGCCGCTTCGGCCTCGAGTTCATGCTCTTTTTCTAA
- a CDS encoding alpha/beta hydrolase produces MQSRYFEISAHSRRLAVQAVGTAGTPARRNSPPLVFLHEGLGSIGQWRDFPETLCARTETAGFVYDRLGHGRSDPLPAPRTVRYLHEEALDVLPAVLDALALDRPVLVGHSDGGTIALLFAAEYPNRVRGVITEAAHVFVEEETLRGIREAVELYRTTDLRERMARYHGDKVDAVFSGWADTWLSAEFRHWNVESFLPRVSCPLLVIQGADDRYGTPGQVDAIVCQAADPAEALLLPDCGHIPHQQARDRVLEAMTRFIRSLPGTA; encoded by the coding sequence ATGCAATCGCGGTATTTCGAGATCTCTGCTCACAGCCGTCGCCTGGCCGTCCAGGCCGTCGGGACGGCCGGCACCCCGGCCCGACGGAACAGCCCTCCACTTGTTTTTCTCCACGAAGGACTCGGCAGCATCGGCCAGTGGCGGGATTTCCCCGAGACCCTCTGTGCCCGGACGGAAACGGCGGGATTCGTGTACGACCGGCTCGGACACGGCCGCTCCGATCCGCTTCCCGCTCCCCGGACGGTCCGCTATCTCCACGAAGAGGCCCTGGACGTCCTGCCGGCGGTGCTGGATGCGCTGGCTCTGGACCGGCCGGTCCTCGTGGGTCACAGTGACGGCGGAACCATCGCCCTCCTCTTCGCGGCGGAGTACCCGAACCGGGTCCGGGGGGTGATCACCGAGGCGGCCCATGTCTTCGTCGAAGAGGAGACCCTCCGGGGGATCCGGGAGGCCGTGGAGCTCTACCGGACCACGGATCTGCGGGAGCGGATGGCCCGCTACCACGGGGACAAGGTTGACGCCGTCTTCTCCGGCTGGGCCGATACCTGGCTGTCGGCGGAGTTCCGGCACTGGAACGTCGAGTCTTTCCTCCCCCGCGTCTCCTGCCCGCTCCTGGTCATCCAGGGAGCCGACGACCGGTACGGAACGCCGGGCCAGGTGGATGCCATCGTCTGTCAGGCCGCCGACCCGGCGGAGGCGCTCCTCCTTCCCGACTGCGGCCACATCCCCCATCAGCAGGCCCGCGACCGGGTCCTCGAGGCCATGACCCGGTTCATCCGGTCGCTTCCCGGGACGGCCTGA